A single genomic interval of Antarcticibacterium arcticum harbors:
- a CDS encoding RNA polymerase sigma factor: MKQTTFIRLIDPVKDKMYRLALRLLTSREAAEDAIQEVLLKLWSRNDKLKHYANLEAFAMTVTKNHCLDQLKLKQNNNLKIVHSNYDNNQTNIHVQLEYSDELEQVERILKSLPEQQKLIFQLRDVEQYDYEEISEITQMNETAIRVALSRARKKIREELLKKHRYGIN, translated from the coding sequence ATGAAGCAAACCACATTTATAAGGTTAATTGATCCTGTTAAAGATAAAATGTATCGTTTGGCACTGCGTTTGCTTACATCCCGGGAAGCAGCCGAGGATGCAATACAGGAAGTTCTTTTAAAATTGTGGAGCCGAAATGATAAACTCAAGCATTATGCCAATTTAGAAGCATTTGCGATGACGGTTACAAAAAACCATTGTCTGGATCAATTAAAACTGAAACAGAACAATAATTTAAAAATTGTTCATAGTAATTATGATAATAACCAGACCAACATCCATGTGCAGTTGGAGTATAGCGATGAATTGGAGCAGGTGGAGCGAATACTGAAAAGTTTGCCGGAGCAGCAAAAACTCATTTTTCAATTGCGTGATGTGGAGCAATATGACTATGAGGAGATATCAGAGATTACCCAAATGAATGAAACAGCCATAAGAGTCGCATTGTCGCGGGCAAGAAAAAAAATAAGAGAAGAATTGCTAAAAAAACACCGCTATGGAATTAACTGA
- a CDS encoding S41 family peptidase: MKIYKLFFLSLLVAGFTSCSTDEDDKGELPTGPTRNLTVENFIYRGLNEIYLYKANVPQLADGFFASQAERNDFLDNYATPEDLFYEGLTASQDKFSFIVDDYIELENSFSGISTTTGMSYVLSYIAQGSDDILGYVRYVLPGTSAEAQGVKRGDIFTKVDGQKLTASNYSALLAASSFTITLAKLEGSVLTDTDVTITLTKQEYNSNPVFIAKTLDVGGQKVGYLMYNSFTADYDVQLNNAFGDFKSAGITDLILDVRYNGGGSVRTATDLASMITGQFAGQLFMKEVWNQKYQTYFEQNEPERLLNKFNTKLKTGETINSLNLGRVYILTSARSASASELVINGLDPYIDVVQIGDVTTGKFTASVTLYDSPNFGRANANTTHKYAIQPLVLKSVNSAGVSDYVNGLTPDYTLKENIRTLGVLGDPDEPLLKLALDVIQGNRVSIPQSVEEFKFMGESNMFDLDYQRMYIDELPPVIPRE; encoded by the coding sequence ATGAAAATTTACAAATTATTTTTTCTTTCCCTCTTGGTAGCTGGATTTACTTCCTGTTCAACTGATGAAGATGATAAAGGCGAGTTACCAACAGGGCCTACAAGAAATCTTACGGTAGAAAATTTTATTTACCGTGGCCTTAACGAAATTTATCTATATAAGGCAAATGTTCCTCAGCTTGCTGATGGTTTCTTTGCTTCTCAGGCTGAAAGAAATGATTTTCTTGATAATTATGCTACCCCGGAAGATCTTTTTTATGAAGGTTTAACTGCTTCCCAGGATAAATTTAGTTTTATCGTAGATGATTATATTGAACTGGAAAATTCTTTTAGCGGGATAAGTACTACAACAGGAATGTCCTATGTGCTGAGTTATATCGCGCAGGGATCTGATGATATTCTGGGTTATGTACGTTATGTACTTCCGGGAACCTCTGCAGAAGCTCAGGGAGTAAAACGTGGGGATATTTTTACGAAAGTTGATGGTCAAAAACTTACTGCAAGTAACTATAGCGCTCTTTTGGCAGCCTCAAGCTTCACTATTACTCTTGCAAAACTGGAGGGTAGTGTACTTACTGATACTGATGTAACAATTACGCTTACCAAACAGGAATATAATTCAAATCCCGTTTTTATTGCAAAAACCCTGGATGTTGGAGGCCAAAAGGTTGGTTATTTAATGTATAATAGTTTTACTGCAGATTATGATGTGCAGCTTAACAATGCCTTTGGAGATTTTAAATCGGCTGGTATAACAGATCTTATTCTGGACGTGCGATATAATGGAGGGGGATCTGTAAGAACCGCGACAGACCTTGCATCAATGATTACCGGCCAATTTGCCGGCCAGCTCTTTATGAAAGAGGTTTGGAACCAGAAATATCAAACATATTTCGAGCAAAACGAACCGGAAAGATTGTTGAATAAATTTAATACTAAACTTAAAACCGGGGAAACCATTAACAGTCTTAATCTTGGAAGAGTATATATATTAACTTCGGCAAGATCGGCTTCTGCCAGCGAGCTGGTTATTAATGGCCTTGATCCATATATTGATGTGGTACAAATTGGTGACGTAACTACAGGAAAATTTACGGCTTCCGTTACCTTGTATGATTCCCCTAATTTTGGAAGGGCTAATGCTAATACCACTCATAAATACGCAATCCAACCCCTGGTATTAAAATCTGTAAATTCGGCGGGAGTTTCAGATTATGTGAATGGTTTAACCCCCGATTATACCTTAAAAGAAAACATTAGAACACTTGGGGTGCTTGGTGATCCTGATGAGCCTTTGCTTAAACTTGCTTTAGATGTGATACAAGGCAACAGGGTATCTATACCACAAAGTGTTGAAGAATTTAAATTTATGGGAGAAAGCAATATGTTTGATCTCGACTATCAAAGGATGTATATAGATGAGTTACCTCCTGTTATCCCCCGGGAGTAA
- a CDS encoding S41 family peptidase: protein MRSYLKILPIFLFTFLTALFFISCSEDTEEVEKATAAATTPPVTAEFEVENFIYRGMSDVYLYKNDVAVLKENYFASQAEKNNYFSTISSPTALFKKFMSSQDRFSYLIENYEEMDKMLSGTTSTTGMEFGLVNYCSGCSEVLGYVRNVLPGSNADQNGVKRGMIFNRIGGQQLTTSNYSSLLAGTTYTIGLAKIEDNTVSNLQQEITLTKRSHTSNPVVITKTLDVDGSKVGYLYYNSFDADFDEELNAAFGDFKGNGITDLVLDLRYNGGGSVRTATDLAAMITGQFSGKVFMKEKWNEKYQAYYEQQDPQSLLNNFNKSLRTGTAINSLNLNRVFVLTTRASASASELIINGLDPYIDVIHIGDVTTGKFQASVTLYDSPNFSEESAALKTTHTYAMQPLVLKSLNANDVSDYVNGLNPDLVQREDIKNLGTLGDVNEPLLKTAIDFIKGNRVSIKDVKTYAPVGDNQMFEPNYQAMYLDNFSLPVLEE, encoded by the coding sequence ATGAGATCATACTTGAAAATTTTACCCATATTTCTTTTTACATTTTTAACCGCTCTGTTTTTTATTTCCTGTTCTGAAGATACAGAGGAAGTAGAAAAAGCAACTGCTGCTGCGACTACACCACCTGTAACGGCAGAATTTGAAGTGGAAAATTTTATATATCGCGGGATGAGCGATGTTTACCTTTACAAGAATGATGTGGCAGTTTTAAAAGAAAATTATTTTGCCAGCCAGGCTGAAAAAAATAATTATTTTTCTACCATCTCTTCCCCCACAGCCCTATTTAAAAAATTTATGTCTTCCCAGGATCGCTTCAGTTACCTTATTGAAAATTATGAGGAAATGGATAAGATGTTATCAGGTACCACTTCCACTACAGGTATGGAGTTTGGATTGGTAAATTACTGTAGTGGTTGTTCAGAAGTTTTAGGATACGTGAGAAATGTTCTGCCGGGTTCAAACGCAGATCAAAATGGTGTAAAAAGGGGGATGATCTTTAACAGGATTGGGGGGCAGCAGCTTACCACCTCCAATTACAGCTCCCTGCTGGCAGGAACAACCTACACTATTGGACTTGCAAAAATAGAGGACAATACAGTAAGCAATTTACAGCAGGAAATTACCCTTACCAAAAGAAGCCATACCTCGAATCCAGTCGTGATAACTAAAACATTAGATGTAGACGGCTCTAAAGTGGGATATCTTTATTACAACAGCTTTGATGCAGATTTTGATGAGGAGCTTAATGCTGCATTTGGAGATTTTAAAGGAAATGGTATCACAGACCTTGTTCTGGATCTTCGTTATAACGGTGGAGGTTCTGTAAGGACAGCTACAGATCTTGCGGCAATGATCACAGGGCAGTTTTCCGGGAAGGTTTTTATGAAAGAAAAATGGAATGAGAAATACCAGGCATATTATGAGCAGCAGGATCCTCAAAGTTTACTAAATAACTTTAATAAAAGCCTGAGAACGGGAACGGCAATTAACAGTTTGAATTTAAACCGGGTCTTTGTTTTAACCACCAGGGCTTCAGCCTCGGCCAGTGAATTGATCATTAATGGTCTGGATCCTTATATAGATGTAATACATATTGGAGATGTAACAACCGGAAAATTTCAGGCTTCTGTAACCCTTTATGATTCTCCCAATTTTTCTGAGGAAAGCGCTGCTTTAAAGACCACGCATACCTACGCAATGCAACCCTTGGTCCTTAAATCCCTGAATGCAAATGATGTATCAGATTATGTGAATGGTCTAAATCCAGACCTTGTGCAACGGGAGGATATTAAAAATTTAGGAACGCTTGGAGATGTTAATGAACCTTTACTTAAAACTGCTATTGATTTTATTAAGGGCAACAGGGTTTCTATTAAAGATGTAAAAACGTATGCCCCGGTTGGAGATAACCAAATGTTTGAACCTAATTACCAGGCAATGTACCTTGATAATTTCAGCCTTCCTGTGCTGGAGGAATAA
- a CDS encoding TonB-dependent receptor plug domain-containing protein has product MYKKLWLCGALLCTGLTYSQATNEEIESLDEVVLIDSKTEIKRENSGKVVTRITAQEIERSSGQSIPEVINRVSGIEINGTRSNDGQNLGYYVRGGRNRQVVIMVDGVQVNDASSIANDFDLRLLPLDQVAGIEIIKGASSTLYGSGAATAVINITTKEPVNKVIGLQLQSTLGTNNSQQNKDLSIARFDNAVAVSGRASGFDYQVNFSNRFSEKMSAVKSDSTIGDEEFEEDPFNKYNLYSRIGYRINERLKFHFYGNYDNFNSSFDDAFMYQDAENNLESYQFRTGSHWEANYTNGSFIFSDSYTVLNREVTSAYPVKYDSKVYAFDAHNKYIFNQIFHTVIGVNGILSEFNSFGIPFGETDFVQTTNAEEANFDIIDPYVNVVYLSSWGLNVNTGARLNIHSEYGSHLVYNINPSYTHSLSEGYLKALASYGTAYITPSLYQLYDPIYGNPELKPESSGTLELGMELDWKDFRLSGVYFERKTENFVDFVTIDPENFIFQYRNIGETFKARGVEVEVRAEILPDLDLTGNYTYTKAAERFALRIPTHKVNAVLGYQITDDIFSSLTYQFNDERTDTFFNSESFQNERVLLNGYGILNYFLSYRVNENIRMFAGIDNITNESYEEIYRFTTRGRNGRIGLALNF; this is encoded by the coding sequence ATGTACAAAAAATTATGGCTTTGTGGTGCATTGTTATGCACAGGTCTGACCTATTCACAGGCGACCAATGAAGAAATCGAATCTTTGGATGAAGTAGTCCTTATTGATTCAAAAACAGAAATCAAACGCGAAAACAGCGGTAAAGTAGTGACCAGGATCACTGCACAGGAAATTGAAAGGAGTAGTGGACAAAGTATCCCGGAGGTGATAAATCGTGTAAGCGGGATCGAAATAAACGGCACCCGCAGCAATGATGGCCAGAATCTTGGATATTACGTGAGGGGAGGAAGAAACCGGCAGGTGGTTATTATGGTAGACGGGGTGCAGGTTAATGATGCATCTTCTATAGCCAATGATTTTGATCTAAGATTATTGCCCCTGGACCAGGTCGCAGGTATAGAGATCATAAAGGGGGCTTCCAGTACGCTTTATGGTTCGGGAGCGGCAACGGCCGTAATTAATATTACTACAAAAGAACCAGTGAATAAAGTGATTGGGTTACAGCTTCAATCTACATTGGGTACCAATAATTCTCAGCAGAACAAAGATCTTAGTATTGCCAGATTTGATAATGCTGTGGCTGTAAGCGGGAGGGCTTCAGGATTTGATTATCAGGTGAATTTCAGCAACAGATTTTCAGAAAAAATGTCGGCAGTGAAAAGCGATAGTACAATTGGAGATGAAGAATTTGAGGAAGACCCTTTCAATAAGTACAATTTGTATTCCCGCATTGGGTACAGGATTAATGAACGTTTAAAATTTCATTTCTACGGAAATTATGACAATTTCAATTCCTCTTTTGACGATGCATTTATGTACCAGGATGCCGAAAATAACCTGGAAAGCTACCAGTTTAGGACCGGAAGTCATTGGGAGGCAAATTATACAAACGGTTCTTTCATTTTTAGCGACAGTTATACTGTATTAAACAGGGAAGTCACATCGGCTTACCCCGTGAAATATGATAGTAAGGTGTATGCTTTCGATGCCCATAATAAGTATATTTTCAATCAAATATTCCATACTGTAATTGGGGTGAATGGGATTTTGAGCGAGTTTAACAGCTTTGGTATTCCCTTTGGGGAAACAGATTTCGTCCAGACTACTAATGCAGAGGAAGCAAATTTTGATATCATAGATCCATATGTAAATGTGGTATATTTATCAAGTTGGGGTTTAAATGTTAACACAGGTGCCCGTCTTAATATTCACAGTGAATATGGTAGTCACCTGGTTTATAATATTAATCCTTCATACACGCACTCCTTAAGCGAAGGGTACTTAAAAGCCCTGGCCTCTTATGGTACGGCGTATATTACCCCATCCCTGTATCAATTATATGATCCCATTTACGGAAATCCCGAACTTAAACCCGAAAGCAGTGGCACCCTGGAATTGGGAATGGAATTAGATTGGAAAGATTTTCGATTAAGTGGAGTTTACTTTGAGAGAAAAACTGAGAATTTTGTTGATTTTGTAACCATAGATCCTGAAAATTTTATTTTTCAGTATCGTAACATCGGGGAGACTTTTAAAGCCCGTGGTGTTGAAGTTGAGGTAAGGGCAGAGATTCTGCCGGATCTTGATCTTACCGGAAACTACACATATACAAAAGCAGCAGAAAGGTTTGCCTTAAGAATTCCTACCCATAAGGTAAATGCAGTTCTGGGATATCAAATTACCGACGATATCTTTTCATCTCTCACATACCAGTTTAACGATGAACGAACTGATACCTTTTTTAACAGTGAAAGTTTTCAAAATGAGAGGGTTCTTTTAAACGGTTACGGAATTTTGAATTATTTTCTAAGCTACCGTGTCAATGAAAATATAAGAATGTTTGCCGGGATTGATAATATTACCAATGAATCTTACGAAGAAATTTACAGGTTCACAACCCGCGGTAGAAATGGCCGTATAGGCCTTGCCCTTAATTTTTAA
- a CDS encoding ABC transporter substrate-binding protein: protein MKYLFLIFFSFSLLSCKTERKTPAEILQTGDTISVTHAHGFNIVQYQGYKLLTVKDPWPNADVTYTYLLAEEGSEIPRELEFHHKITIPVNKIVVTSTTHIPSLEALGVESTLTGFPGLDYVSSEKTRILIDSGKITELGKNEAINTEVLISLDPSLVVGFAVNGGGKTFSTIEKSGIPVLYNGDWTEESPLGKAEWIKFFGALCNKSDQAERLFNEVENSYNEAKELAAQATHVPTVLSGSMYKDQWYVPYGNSWSARFIEDANAEYIYKETRGSGSMALAFESVLSDAGNADFWIAPGQFGSFKQLIESSTHYNRFKAVKNKNVFTYSNTIGNTGGVLYYELGPSRPDLILKDLISIFHPSLMPGYEPAFFKPLH, encoded by the coding sequence TTGAAATATCTGTTTTTAATATTTTTTAGTTTTTCTCTTCTTTCCTGTAAAACTGAAAGAAAAACCCCCGCAGAAATCCTCCAAACGGGAGATACCATTTCGGTTACACATGCCCATGGATTTAACATTGTGCAATACCAGGGATACAAACTTTTAACGGTGAAAGATCCCTGGCCAAATGCAGATGTTACATATACTTACCTACTTGCCGAAGAAGGGAGTGAAATTCCGCGGGAGCTGGAATTTCATCATAAGATCACTATTCCCGTTAATAAAATTGTGGTAACCTCTACCACTCACATTCCTTCACTGGAAGCGCTGGGGGTTGAAAGCACCCTTACAGGATTTCCTGGCCTGGATTATGTTTCTTCGGAAAAAACCCGGATTCTTATTGACTCAGGGAAAATAACGGAATTGGGGAAAAATGAAGCCATAAATACCGAAGTACTTATCTCGCTTGATCCATCTCTGGTAGTTGGATTTGCGGTGAACGGTGGCGGCAAAACATTTTCAACTATTGAGAAAAGTGGGATCCCGGTATTATATAATGGTGACTGGACAGAAGAGTCTCCGCTGGGAAAAGCGGAATGGATCAAGTTTTTCGGTGCTTTGTGTAATAAATCAGATCAAGCCGAAAGATTATTTAACGAGGTCGAAAATTCTTATAACGAGGCTAAAGAACTTGCCGCCCAGGCAACCCACGTTCCTACTGTGTTAAGCGGCTCTATGTACAAAGACCAATGGTACGTCCCCTATGGTAATTCCTGGTCTGCCAGATTTATTGAAGATGCAAATGCTGAATATATATATAAAGAAACCCGCGGGAGTGGCAGTATGGCCCTGGCATTTGAAAGTGTACTGAGCGATGCAGGAAATGCCGACTTCTGGATAGCCCCTGGTCAATTTGGTAGTTTTAAACAGTTAATAGAATCCTCAACTCACTACAACCGTTTTAAGGCTGTAAAAAATAAAAATGTTTTTACTTATAGCAATACAATTGGGAATACCGGTGGGGTACTATATTATGAATTGGGCCCATCCCGCCCTGATCTCATCCTTAAAGACCTGATTTCAATTTTTCATCCTTCCTTAATGCCCGGTTATGAACCAGCATTTTTTAAACCCCTGCATTAA
- a CDS encoding FecCD family ABC transporter permease: MANSGTYKGILILLFVAVILTAFVNLSLGSVTIPNKDILATFFGGEVSNDSWRYIIMEYRLPKVFTAILTGSGLAVSGLLMQTLFRNPLAGPYVLGLSSGASLGVALVIMGATFFGGPLAGLLLSKWSLVIASSLGSLLVLLAVLLASAKLRDTMAILIIGLMFASLTAAVVSVLAYFSPAAQLQQYVFWSFGSLGNLSWEEVIILTIFWATGLLLAITCIKNLNTLLLGEQYARSLGVSIGRNRLVIIIATSLLAGSITAFAGPIAFVGLAVPHLIRQVIPVNDHRILLPAVVMGGAILMLVCDIAAQMPGSQFTLPINAITSLVGAPVVIWLLVRKRKFLF, translated from the coding sequence ATGGCTAATTCAGGGACATATAAAGGAATTTTAATCCTGCTGTTTGTCGCAGTAATACTTACCGCATTTGTAAATCTTAGCCTGGGATCTGTAACTATTCCCAATAAGGATATTTTGGCTACTTTCTTTGGGGGCGAGGTAAGTAATGACAGCTGGAGGTATATTATAATGGAATATCGCCTACCAAAAGTTTTTACCGCAATCCTTACAGGCTCAGGCCTTGCAGTGAGCGGGCTTTTAATGCAAACTCTCTTCAGAAATCCGCTGGCAGGGCCTTATGTATTGGGGTTAAGTAGCGGGGCAAGCCTGGGAGTGGCATTAGTGATTATGGGGGCGACTTTTTTTGGAGGCCCCCTGGCGGGTTTGTTGCTTTCCAAGTGGAGCCTGGTAATAGCTTCCAGTCTAGGAAGTCTTTTGGTTCTTTTAGCAGTCTTGCTGGCTTCAGCCAAATTACGGGATACTATGGCAATACTCATAATTGGGTTAATGTTCGCCAGCCTAACAGCTGCAGTAGTAAGTGTTCTGGCTTATTTTAGCCCGGCCGCCCAATTACAGCAATACGTGTTCTGGTCTTTCGGGAGTCTGGGTAACCTCTCCTGGGAAGAAGTTATTATTTTAACAATATTCTGGGCAACAGGCTTGTTACTAGCTATTACCTGCATAAAAAATTTAAACACCCTTTTGTTGGGAGAACAATATGCCAGGAGTCTGGGAGTGAGTATTGGGAGGAATAGATTGGTTATCATTATTGCAACCAGTCTGCTTGCCGGTAGTATAACTGCCTTTGCGGGACCTATAGCCTTCGTAGGGCTTGCAGTACCTCATCTTATAAGACAAGTGATCCCGGTAAATGATCATCGAATTCTGTTACCGGCCGTGGTCATGGGAGGTGCCATTCTCATGCTGGTATGTGATATTGCAGCACAAATGCCGGGTAGCCAGTTCACTTTGCCAATTAACGCTATTACTTCCCTTGTGGGAGCCCCCGTTGTTATCTGGCTTCTTGTAAGGAAAAGAAAATTTTTATTTTAG
- a CDS encoding ABC transporter ATP-binding protein, whose protein sequence is MKKENSNIILETDNLQVGYRSKKVENLIASNIRLEVKEGELVAIIGINGVGKSTLLRSLSGVQDALRGEIIIGGESLKTISSGKLSELISIVLTEQPISKNLSVFELIALGRQPYTNWIGSLTNNDLEHIRKAIKLVDIEPLEHKKCYELSDGQLQKVLIARAIAQDTPLIILDEPTTHLDIYHQAYVLKLLKDLTKQTGKGILFATHEINLAIQLCDRIVLMHNQKVITGTPADLIKEDVFSHMFPGDLIVFDKLFQSFKINT, encoded by the coding sequence ATCAAAAAAGAGAATTCAAATATCATCCTGGAAACAGACAACCTGCAGGTAGGTTACCGGAGCAAAAAGGTGGAAAACCTTATCGCCTCCAATATACGCCTGGAAGTTAAAGAAGGAGAACTGGTCGCCATTATTGGGATTAATGGTGTAGGGAAATCTACTCTATTAAGAAGTTTAAGCGGAGTTCAGGACGCCCTGAGGGGTGAAATTATCATTGGAGGGGAATCTTTAAAAACAATTTCCTCGGGTAAGCTCTCAGAGCTTATTAGCATTGTGCTTACAGAACAGCCTATCTCCAAAAACCTGAGTGTATTTGAACTTATTGCGCTAGGCAGGCAACCCTACACCAACTGGATTGGCAGCTTAACAAATAATGATCTGGAGCATATTAGAAAAGCCATCAAATTAGTTGATATTGAGCCTCTGGAACATAAAAAATGTTACGAACTTAGTGATGGGCAACTGCAAAAAGTCCTTATAGCACGTGCAATTGCCCAGGACACGCCTTTAATAATCCTTGATGAGCCCACAACTCACCTGGACATTTATCATCAGGCATACGTATTAAAACTTTTAAAAGATCTAACCAAGCAAACCGGTAAGGGGATATTGTTTGCTACGCACGAGATAAACCTGGCGATCCAATTATGCGACCGCATTGTACTTATGCATAATCAAAAGGTTATTACCGGCACACCCGCCGATTTAATTAAAGAGGATGTTTTTTCCCATATGTTCCCCGGTGATCTTATCGTTTTTGATAAGCTATTCCAATCCTTTAAGATCAATACCTGA
- the rmuC gene encoding DNA recombination protein RmuC: MKKRKVSLSKPFQLHMTETSLLLFIFPAALLIGFFIGKQISALKFKGEVRLKEEINSQLKLQIENLNSQFITQREIHNNDIELVKAENLNRLEKVENELHSLRKEKEFLSNELTRRNAEFENLQQRNLEQKSEVAQLQEKFTKEFENLANRILDQKSEKFTLLNKENIQNILTPLNDKIKSFEEKVDRNSNDFIERHAQLGKQLQYLNEQNVKISEEATNLTKALKGDSQMQGNWGEMILESVLERSGLQKDSEYFVQQNFHTSEGRNIRPDVVIHLPGNKKMIVDSKVSLVAYERCINEPEDAERKVHLKDHLTSVRKRVDELGVKNYHTLYDIESPDFVLLFIPIEAAFAMASNQYPKLYQDAFDKNIIIVTPTTLLAVLKTVDSMWQNEKQKQNAIDIATQAGALYDSFANLTEDLLKVGRQIGTVQGSYETAMKKLTGKGNLINRVEKLKKLGAKASKQLDHKLISRSQNEEEEIEMDNTLKLE, encoded by the coding sequence TTGAAGAAAAGAAAGGTATCTTTGAGTAAACCTTTCCAACTGCATATGACCGAAACTTCACTTTTACTCTTCATATTCCCGGCTGCTTTGCTAATTGGATTTTTTATTGGAAAGCAAATTTCGGCTCTTAAATTCAAAGGGGAAGTAAGGCTCAAAGAAGAAATTAACTCTCAACTTAAACTTCAAATAGAAAACCTTAATTCCCAGTTTATCACTCAACGGGAAATTCATAATAATGATATTGAGTTAGTTAAAGCCGAAAATTTAAACCGGCTGGAGAAAGTTGAAAATGAACTTCATTCGCTGCGCAAGGAAAAGGAATTTTTAAGCAATGAACTTACTCGGAGAAACGCTGAATTTGAAAATTTGCAACAAAGAAACCTTGAACAAAAAAGCGAAGTAGCACAACTTCAGGAAAAATTCACAAAGGAATTTGAAAATCTTGCCAACCGCATCCTGGATCAAAAATCGGAAAAATTTACCCTGCTCAACAAGGAAAATATTCAGAATATCCTCACTCCTCTCAACGATAAGATCAAAAGCTTTGAAGAAAAAGTTGACAGGAATTCCAACGATTTTATAGAACGCCACGCTCAATTGGGAAAACAGTTACAGTATTTAAATGAGCAGAACGTAAAAATAAGCGAAGAAGCGACCAATCTTACAAAAGCCCTGAAGGGTGATTCACAAATGCAGGGAAATTGGGGTGAAATGATCCTGGAAAGTGTGCTGGAGCGCAGCGGACTTCAAAAAGACAGTGAATATTTTGTGCAGCAGAATTTTCACACCAGTGAAGGCAGGAATATCAGGCCAGATGTGGTGATCCATCTGCCGGGAAATAAAAAGATGATCGTAGACTCGAAGGTTTCCCTGGTAGCCTATGAGCGTTGTATCAACGAACCTGAAGATGCTGAAAGAAAGGTGCATTTAAAAGATCATTTAACCTCCGTAAGAAAAAGGGTAGACGAACTTGGAGTTAAAAACTACCACACCTTATACGATATTGAAAGCCCAGATTTTGTGTTGCTTTTTATTCCCATTGAAGCTGCTTTTGCCATGGCATCCAATCAATATCCTAAGTTGTACCAGGATGCATTTGATAAAAATATTATTATTGTAACTCCTACCACATTACTGGCAGTATTAAAAACCGTGGACAGCATGTGGCAAAATGAGAAACAAAAACAAAATGCCATTGATATAGCTACGCAGGCAGGCGCACTATATGATTCCTTTGCCAATCTTACGGAAGATCTTTTGAAGGTGGGACGGCAAATTGGAACCGTACAGGGCAGTTATGAAACTGCTATGAAGAAGCTCACCGGCAAAGGAAATTTAATAAACCGTGTGGAAAAATTGAAAAAACTGGGAGCAAAAGCAAGCAAACAACTTGACCACAAACTTATTTCGCGTTCCCAAAATGAGGAGGAAGAAATAGAAATGGATAACACTCTCAAACTGGAATAG